The genome window GGTGTTTGCTGACTTTAAAAAGCAGTGTTTGTCTACGGACAATTGGGCCAACAAGTACGATAAGGAGGGGATGCAAGTGTGGGTCGAAACTTCTACTTCCCAAAAAAAGAATCCTGTTCACAAAATCAAGGTAAGTTCATTATCCACCAACTTTAGAAGTCACTTTTGGGATATGTGTTAAATTGACAGCGGTTTATTTGTAGCCTATGACACTTTAATGTAATTTCTGTTTCAGTGTAAAATGACAATGAAAGATGTATCAGCTGCCACAATGTACGACGTCCTTCACGATAGCCAGTACCGTAAGAAGTGGGACCCCGCCATGTTGGACACATTTGACATTGCCCGGCTCTCTACTAATGCCGATGTGGGATATTACTCATGTGAGGACTCCTTTCTATTCAGTCTTTTACCGTCGCTGTCCGTGTGTTTGTCTCTGTTTAAAACGTGATGCACCACAAACCTGTTAGTCCACAGCTCAGGCCTGACTCAGTTTCAACTATTGCTCAttgaaatcacacacacacacacacgcgcacgcacgcacgcacgcacacacacacacacacacacacacacacacacacacacacacacacacacacacacacacacacacacacactgaaaaggGAAAGTGCATAATAAGATTTTGATTTTgtaaaactgtttttatatgTAAAAAGTGTGCTATATTAAGGCATGATTTAAAATCGGAACtgattcatatttgtatgttttaTAAAAGTGCAGCACACTCTAGATGTAATATGCACCATAGTGAACATTATTTTCCCATGAGCAAGATATGATTTATATTTAAATCCCCAAGTGCATTATTACGCCATCTCCTTTTAACTTCCATGTCTATTAACATGTTTCTTCTGAAGCCCTCAGGGATGCATAATGAGCACCCTCTTGTTTCAGCGGTGTATTTATTGTCATAACAAGGGCTTGTTGTGTAGTTTAATGAAGGGAGACATAATGACTAGATTTGTATGTCTATTTTTCTGCAGGGCTGTGTCCAAAGCCCATAAAGAACAGAGATGTGGTGAGCCTGCGTTCCTGGAAGGTGACGGAGGAAGAGTACATCATTGTTAACTTCTCAGTCAAACATCCGGTATGCCACCTACTCCACACATTCCCAACATGCCTTTTTAACATGGTGTTCTGTGTGCATTGATTTTCTTCTTCTACACACACCTAACCGAGGTGATAGTGTCACATGTCAACATTGCATAACTTTACCAACATTGTGAAAGAGGAGTGTGTAGTTAAAACTGGATAGTTGTAGTTTTTCTAAATTCTCTGCAAACTGTTTTGATTTAATTTCAGAAATACCCTCCTCGCAGTGACCTTGTGAGGGCCATTTCCGTCCTCACAGGATATTTCATCAAGCCCATTGGACCAAACAGCTGCACTTTCATATACCTTTCACAAGCTGACCCCAAAGGTAAGAccgacaccaacaacaacactatTTTTGCAAATGGCGGATTCTTGCTAAAACATTTTAGAGCTGTATTTAAATGTTGATCTCTTATCTCCAGGTTCTCTTCCAAAGTGGGTTGGAAACCAAGCTTCTAAAGTTCTCGCTCCCAGGGTAAGTAATGCAACGTCAGcaactttttttgtttgtttactttTAGTCAACAGCAGCCGAGGAGGTGCTAAGGTCAATAAATACAAGTGTATCAGTATATGGGGGTGTGTCCACAAGGCAATTTTTTTCaagtgtgtgcgcgcgcgcataATGGAAAGCACAATGGTCTTAAAGCACAATGGTAACCATAGAAACCCATTTTGAGTGCCTGCTCTGGTAAGGCTGCTGACAAAGGAGTATCTCAGCTCGAGCTGTTGCTCTCTCGGCAGAACTCGTTCCCCAGGTTTCGTATCCTCCGTCATTTGAAACTATTTAGACCAAAGTGTATcaacgtgtgtgtgttaggAGCTGCCATTGACCTTCTTTACTGAGTAACAGTGATTTATAAAGACATAACTATTAAAAGGCAATGACGTTTACATTTGGCCAAGTAGTGAACATTCCAAATTAGAATGAAAATAATGTAGTCCTTAATTATAGATGCCTTTCCATGTCTTTAGAGGAGTGTAACATCAAGAGAAGAAACGAGAGTTAAATATCAAAAGGACCTGTTTAATCATTTAAAAGATGATACTATTTTTGAAAGGCTTTGGTTATTCAATAAGGTATAGCAATGAACGAAACACCTCTAACAAAGTGCATTCAAGCAAGTCAAAAGGGTTTTTGAAAGTAGCTGTTGGGACTGGTGGGGTCAGGAAAAGTGCTTGCTTGCCTAAATCTTAGAGACTGGAGTATTGTTGCAAACAGTTTTCTCATTGTTTAATATTTTAATGATTTATCGACTATGCATGTTTTCTTTAGTTGTTGcattttacttttatgtagatTGTCAGAGCTGTAAATATTTTCTGTAGCTGTTTCCCACCTAAtctgttacttgttagacgcttttatccaaagcaacttacatactcaatactgtgggcaatccccacaggagcaatttggggtgaagtgtcttgcccagggacacaacgacatgctgactgcagtggggtttgaacctgtgaccccctgatccgaacaccaacgcactaatccactaacccactgcgccacacgcctcctttATCTTCAGCTTTGTTGACTGAGAATGAAGGTGTGGTATGACCCTCATTCAGACCTCACCCTTCTGACAATGGTATTCTCTCTTTGCCAACTCCTTGCAGGTGATGAGGAGTGTACACGAGGCGGGACAGAACTACCAACAGTGGAAAGGGCAGAACTCTCCGGCCCAGAAGCCCTGGTTGTGCCCGGAGCAGAACGTCCTGCCCATGATGGACCCGGGCGAGCTGTCCATACAGAGAGCAGACTCGCTAGAAAACGTGGACGAGAGTTCAAAGATCTCCACTCAGGAGTGCGAAGACAGCAGTTAAACCATATCTAAGTGATGTGAGGAAGGGTGGTCTAAGAGGGTGACACCGGAGGACAGACTGTGTATATACTGACAACTTTAATAAGACTTGAGACCTCCCACTCTCTGTGAAGTCGCCCTTAGGCTCACAAATATTGATATGGTTTTCCAAACGCCACGTGCCTTTTGGGATGAGCATAAAGTGTTTACAGATTTCTTACCAGGCAGAAGTGGAATTGCCATTCACCTCATTCTATGTTGATCCAAGCTAAACATCTCGCCAGTGTTTTAAGCAAACTATTGTTTTAAGAACTATATTTTTTACATTGTAAAGGATTTGCGGTGTCAGGGTTTAAAATGTATCAAAGTTACAGCACTACATTTACAATAGGTTCTCTGTCAGCTGTTTTTTTaaagctatttaaaaaaagatatgaaGTGTGGTTCTCCACTTTGCCTTTACAAGTGACTGTGAACTGAAATAAGATGAGTTACTGTAAGTGGTGAAAATGGAGCGATGTGAAAtcattatttttctttattgtaTATCAGATCAAAATTAGGAGCCTGATGGTCACTTTTATTTAGTTTATTCCCATTGAGGCTGGTTGTCGATCACAGTACGAGCTCAGCATAAAACCTTTGAAGGTGAAGGGTTCAGGGTTGCACAGCTCTGGGCGTCAACCTGTTATCTGTTTTTCAGAAACACAATGTTATCTCGCCAAATGCAAAAGAAAAGACACTTATTAAATGTGAAAATTGTATTTAATAACCATTAGTTCATTTTATTTAGACATGATTAGTGACGCTGTGTTTATACCATTCATGTGTAATAACCGACTGTTTGAAGGTTCGTTGTATTTGTTCTCTTTTACCATTAAAGGTTTATGCAATGTAATTCTTTGTTAAACAGACCCAAGTATGCATTGGCAATCTGTTACGGttgatgtaaaatgtacataccAAGTTTGCATTTTGTCAGTTGACTAACACTGAAAGACTGGACCAGGAaatgttttatgtatttttgaagTTTTTTGTGTGCACTCAGAAGTTATCGTGATGGAGTAAACATGCTGGAATGAAGCCCTGCAAGCTGAGCTAGCTCTTTCTTCAGAGGATATTTGATGTAGAGTGTATCTGATCAAATAAACCTAACAAGGTAACCGTGCTATGATAACCAATGCCATTCACTGAATTCCCTTAAAGATGACAATTGAGTCTCAAGAGAAACCATCCTCCATAGTAGAAAAAGTTTAGCCGCTTGAACCAGAGCAAACCGGTCCTGGCTCTCCAAGTAAGAACACAAGGTTACAAGGGTTCAAAACGTTTTATTACATTTACCATGTCAAAGTAGTGCTGGAAACCAAGATCATCAGATGGAAAACCAAAAGCTAATCCTATAGTGAAAAGTATTAGTGTACAAAGAGTTGAGTTGCAACAGGCAGGTATAGCATACAAACTAATGTACTAAATGTTTACAAGCATGCAGGAGAAACATCCGGAGATATTCAACTGCTTTCTAGAAATGTCTGGAGATTTCATTTACACCCTTATCTTATCTCTGCTGATTTGACTGATAAGCACATCTACAAAAACATAGTACAACATGATAAAAGTACCTGACAGTCGTCTGTCTGTTTTTATGATGTATAATTATACAGTTCCACACCTTATACACTAGTTTACAGTTCATAAATTAAATAATTGCAATATTGTTTAGCCCAAAGCAGGTTATGAAATACCCATAATGCATGAAACGTGAAAAAAGAGCAAGTAAAGTTGGGTCCCCAATAGAAGTcacagaaatatatatatacacatcttaatatttaattaCTCAactttgttaaatataaaaaaactggATTAACATGATATTCACAGTGATATTCAGATCAGTGATATTTACCAGAAGTCTTGCACTATCATTTGCTCTTACAACACGTAAGGCCCTGCTGTCTTTGTTCCATGTGTCAGTGCATACTAACATCCAAGTTATGTAATTTTCTAGATCTACACTCAGTTTTCCAGTGAGAAACGTGATGCTGACTGAGCATGACATTATTTTGAAAGCTCCACAAACTCGTTTGTGAGTGATTCTTACGAAATGgcttaaaaaaaacacttgtcAGCAAGTTTATGTATAGGACT of Pseudochaenichthys georgianus chromosome 10, fPseGeo1.2, whole genome shotgun sequence contains these proteins:
- the stard14 gene encoding START domain containing 14, which codes for MSILPDEAVFADFKKQCLSTDNWANKYDKEGMQVWVETSTSQKKNPVHKIKCKMTMKDVSAATMYDVLHDSQYRKKWDPAMLDTFDIARLSTNADVGYYSWLCPKPIKNRDVVSLRSWKVTEEEYIIVNFSVKHPKYPPRSDLVRAISVLTGYFIKPIGPNSCTFIYLSQADPKGSLPKWVGNQASKVLAPRVMRSVHEAGQNYQQWKGQNSPAQKPWLCPEQNVLPMMDPGELSIQRADSLENVDESSKISTQECEDSS